Proteins encoded together in one Spirochaeta cellobiosiphila DSM 17781 window:
- a CDS encoding complex I 24 kDa subunit family protein: MAVDTQDELKFSDQLVAFIEEWRNKSGNLIMILHKLQEEFGYIPRQGAIKLSQMLDVPLAKIYGVVTFYHFFKLTKPGRHKISVCMGTACYLKGGQDLLVELENILGVPVNQVTDNGEFSVEAVRCIGCCGLAPVMTVGDEVFGKVKPDELPGIIAKYKD, from the coding sequence ATGGCTGTGGACACCCAAGATGAGCTCAAGTTTTCTGATCAACTCGTCGCCTTCATTGAAGAGTGGAGAAACAAATCGGGTAACTTGATAATGATTCTGCATAAACTGCAGGAAGAGTTCGGCTATATTCCCCGACAGGGAGCAATAAAGCTATCACAAATGCTGGATGTACCTCTAGCAAAGATCTATGGGGTGGTGACTTTTTATCACTTTTTTAAATTGACTAAACCTGGTCGACACAAAATCTCTGTATGTATGGGAACTGCTTGCTATCTAAAGGGAGGCCAAGACCTTTTGGTAGAATTGGAGAACATATTAGGGGTACCTGTTAATCAAGTAACTGATAATGGAGAATTTAGTGTGGAAGCAGTTCGCTGTATTGGCTGTTGTGGACTTGCACCTGTTATGACAGTTGGTGACGAGGTATTTGGTAAAGTCAAACCTGATGAACTACCTGGAATCATTGCTAAATATAAGGATTAA
- a CDS encoding CBS domain-containing protein produces MTSSGGIPINTDSSPTVVLELIYRLKIKDVMTSELHLAGPSDTMRSIQKIMKENSITGVPVVDNGRLIGIISVDDIINALDLGYIDDRAQDHMSRNIIVLEDDMPLSFGITYFDKYKYGRFPVLNKDNKLVGIVTSRDISSALLVELNKEMEQLEQRIRAQNPPLPVSHMHREYIVRKFDFENAGKASTEIKKILKNKELDRKTIRRIAVAAYELEMNQVKHSDGGRIIFLFEEDRVEITAVDTGPGIPDINLALQEGYSTANDWIRSLGFGAGMGLPNVRRVSDEFNIASDLQNGTTAKSIIFLTIQQEEE; encoded by the coding sequence ATGACCTCATCAGGTGGTATTCCCATCAATACGGATTCCAGTCCTACTGTTGTACTTGAGCTCATTTATAGATTAAAAATCAAAGATGTCATGACCTCTGAACTGCATTTAGCAGGACCCTCTGATACAATGAGATCCATACAAAAAATAATGAAGGAAAACTCTATTACAGGAGTTCCTGTTGTTGATAATGGTAGATTAATTGGGATCATTTCTGTGGATGATATTATTAATGCTCTTGATCTAGGTTATATAGATGATAGAGCCCAAGATCATATGAGTCGTAATATTATTGTTCTCGAAGATGATATGCCCCTCTCATTCGGTATCACCTATTTTGATAAATACAAATATGGAAGATTTCCAGTATTAAATAAGGATAACAAACTTGTAGGAATCGTCACAAGCCGGGATATCTCTTCTGCTCTACTAGTCGAACTGAACAAAGAAATGGAACAGCTTGAACAGCGTATACGAGCACAAAACCCACCTCTTCCTGTAAGTCATATGCATAGAGAGTATATTGTAAGAAAATTTGATTTTGAAAATGCAGGTAAAGCATCAACAGAGATTAAGAAGATCCTTAAAAACAAAGAATTAGATAGAAAAACAATTAGGAGAATCGCTGTTGCTGCTTATGAGTTGGAAATGAATCAAGTCAAACATTCAGATGGTGGACGTATTATATTTCTTTTTGAAGAAGATCGAGTCGAAATAACAGCAGTGGATACTGGTCCAGGCATACCGGATATAAATCTGGCCCTACAAGAAGGATACTCTACAGCCAATGATTGGATCAGAAGTTTAGGTTTTGGAGCTGGTATGGGACTGCCCAATGTGAGAAGAGTAAGTGATGAGTTTAATATTGCCTCGGATTTGCAAAACGGGACCACAGCCAAATCCATTATTTTTTTGACAATCCAACAAGAGGAGGAATAA
- a CDS encoding ATP-binding protein has protein sequence MHYSLCDFLMDAVQNSIEAEASLVNIRWEESERELCMSVVDNGCGMSEQELAMALDPFWTNGKKHSKRKVGLGLPFLMQTLDMTGGVFKIQSQLNKGTVLEAVFNREHVDTPPLGDFMGAFFSCLTLEGEHEMIIQRICDHRENNINYTLVRSELKAILGDLNDAANLGLLKDFICSQEENN, from the coding sequence ATGCATTATTCCCTCTGTGATTTTTTGATGGATGCTGTACAAAATTCCATTGAAGCAGAGGCTTCTCTTGTCAACATACGTTGGGAGGAGAGTGAAAGAGAATTATGCATGTCTGTTGTTGATAATGGTTGTGGAATGTCTGAACAGGAGTTAGCTATGGCTCTGGACCCTTTTTGGACAAATGGAAAGAAACATTCTAAACGTAAGGTTGGATTAGGGCTTCCATTCTTGATGCAAACATTAGATATGACTGGCGGTGTTTTCAAAATTCAGTCCCAATTAAATAAAGGGACGGTTCTGGAAGCAGTATTTAATAGGGAACATGTTGATACTCCCCCGTTGGGAGATTTCATGGGCGCCTTCTTTTCTTGCCTGACACTCGAAGGGGAGCATGAAATGATAATCCAACGCATTTGTGACCATAGGGAGAACAATATTAATTACACCCTGGTTCGCTCAGAATTAAAAGCAATTTTGGGGGACTTAAACGATGCTGCAAATCTAGGACTTCTGAAAGATTTTATCTGTTCTCAAGAAGAGAATAATTAA
- a CDS encoding NADH-dependent [FeFe] hydrogenase, group A6, with product MINVKINGTPVQVESGTSILNAAKAAGVKIPTLCAHPDLPPNASCGICVVKQEGSPKMVRACAAACTEGVNYITHDPEIVEVRKSVVELILANHPNDCLTCGRSGNCELQKISADFGIREIPFSRGTKKLPRDTSTPSIVLNPEKCIGCGRCVTVCQQLQDVWALEFLDRGDETKMAPAAGVLLNDSPCIKCGQCSAHCPVGAIFERDQTQDLWDAIRDPAKHVAVQVAPAVRVAIGEAFGLEPGVISTGKLYAALRRLGVDAVFDTNFAADLTIMEEGTEFVERFTKGGILPQITSCCPSWVDYMEKYYSDMIPNFSTAKSPMMMQGAMTKTYYAEVGKLDPANIYSVAIMPCTSKKYEIDRDDAMRSSGYADMDLSITTRELSRMIKQAGIDFNSLPDEQADSPIGQYSGAGVIFGVTGGVMEAALRTSYHLITKEELDKVEFMNVRGLDGVKTAEVDIKGTKVRVAVAHGIANVKSVLDEVKKAQKEGKELPYHFIEVMACRGGCIAGGGQPYGTTDEVRAKRIAGIYQDDVSSTKRCSHLNPDIVKIYDEYLGSPNSEKAHKLLHTHYTARPLYTK from the coding sequence ATGATTAATGTTAAAATAAACGGTACCCCTGTTCAGGTAGAATCTGGTACGTCTATTCTAAATGCAGCTAAAGCGGCTGGAGTAAAGATCCCCACTTTGTGTGCTCACCCTGATCTGCCTCCCAATGCTTCCTGCGGAATTTGTGTTGTCAAGCAAGAAGGTAGTCCTAAAATGGTTAGGGCTTGTGCAGCTGCTTGTACTGAAGGGGTCAATTATATAACCCATGACCCAGAAATTGTTGAAGTTAGAAAAAGTGTTGTTGAACTAATATTAGCGAATCATCCTAATGATTGTTTGACTTGTGGAAGAAGTGGTAACTGTGAATTACAGAAAATTAGTGCTGATTTTGGTATTCGCGAGATTCCTTTTTCACGCGGAACTAAGAAGTTACCCCGTGATACTTCTACCCCTTCTATTGTTTTAAATCCTGAAAAATGTATAGGATGCGGCCGTTGTGTAACTGTTTGCCAACAACTTCAAGATGTATGGGCTCTCGAGTTCCTCGATCGTGGAGATGAAACAAAAATGGCTCCAGCAGCTGGTGTTCTTTTAAATGATTCTCCCTGTATTAAATGTGGCCAATGTTCAGCCCATTGTCCAGTAGGTGCTATATTTGAAAGAGATCAAACACAGGATCTATGGGATGCTATCCGTGATCCTGCTAAGCATGTAGCAGTTCAAGTTGCCCCAGCTGTTCGTGTTGCTATCGGTGAAGCTTTTGGTTTAGAGCCTGGAGTTATCTCAACAGGTAAGTTATACGCAGCTCTTAGACGTCTCGGTGTAGATGCTGTTTTTGATACAAACTTTGCTGCGGATTTAACCATAATGGAAGAAGGTACTGAGTTTGTTGAAAGATTTACGAAAGGTGGTATTCTCCCTCAGATAACTTCTTGTTGTCCTTCATGGGTTGATTATATGGAAAAGTACTATTCTGATATGATACCTAATTTTTCTACTGCTAAATCACCTATGATGATGCAAGGAGCAATGACTAAAACTTATTATGCTGAAGTAGGTAAGTTGGATCCTGCTAATATCTATTCTGTTGCTATTATGCCTTGTACTTCAAAAAAATATGAAATAGATCGTGATGATGCTATGAGATCTTCTGGTTATGCAGATATGGATTTAAGTATCACAACTCGTGAGCTTTCACGAATGATTAAACAAGCAGGTATTGATTTTAATTCCTTACCTGATGAGCAAGCAGATAGTCCCATAGGTCAGTATTCTGGAGCCGGTGTTATTTTTGGGGTTACTGGTGGTGTAATGGAAGCGGCTTTAAGAACTTCCTATCATCTAATCACTAAAGAGGAGCTGGACAAAGTTGAGTTCATGAATGTTCGTGGTTTAGATGGTGTAAAAACCGCAGAAGTTGATATTAAGGGAACTAAGGTTAGAGTTGCCGTTGCTCATGGTATTGCCAATGTGAAGTCTGTACTTGATGAAGTAAAGAAGGCTCAAAAAGAGGGTAAAGAATTACCTTATCATTTTATTGAGGTTATGGCATGTCGTGGTGGTTGTATTGCTGGTGGTGGTCAACCTTATGGAACAACAGATGAAGTAAGAGCTAAACGTATTGCTGGTATTTATCAGGATGATGTCTCTTCAACCAAAAGGTGTTCTCACCTAAACCCGGATATTGTTAAAATATATGATGAGTATCTAGGAAGTCCTAATAGTGAAAAAGCCCATAAGCTTCTTCACACTCATTATACAGCACGTCCGTTATATACAAAATAA
- a CDS encoding NADH-quinone oxidoreductase subunit NuoF produces the protein MGISNYVLVCGGTGCESTKSDTIYKNLMAAADKAGIGETVQIVKTGCFGLCEKGPIVKFLPDESFYVEVKPEDTDELVNEHLVKGRKVERLLYKNEKQEALHKEDDIPFYQKQKRIVLRNCGVINPEDITEYIARDGYAALEKVLFEMTPDQVVEELKTAGLRGRGGAGFPTWMKWNFTKSVPDDGGPRYVVCNADEGDPGAYMDRSTLEGDPHSIIEAMTIAGFTTGANQGFIYIRAEYPLAIDRLKIAMAQAKEYGLLGENILGSGFNFDLEIRLGAGAFVCGEETALLASIEGERGMPRPRPPFPAVKGLWQRPTVINNVETYANIPVILTKGGEWFNKIGTEKSKGTKVFALTGKINNSGLVEVPMGTTLREIIYDVGGGIPNGKAFKAVQTGGPSGGVITADYLDTPIDYDNLISLGSMMGSGGMIVMDEDDCILDVTKFYLEFSVEESCGKCSPCRIGGKKLHGILNRITKGKGKMEDLETLKKIGKAMQKASLCGLGQTTPNPVMSTMKYFADEYRAHIVDKKCPAGVCKDLVSYSIDADKCIGCTVCARKCPVNCIAGERKSPHVIDKDKCIKCGACFDACKFNAVIVG, from the coding sequence ATGGGAATTAGTAACTATGTTTTAGTTTGTGGTGGGACAGGTTGTGAATCCACCAAATCCGATACCATCTATAAGAACCTTATGGCTGCTGCAGACAAGGCAGGTATTGGAGAAACCGTTCAGATTGTAAAAACAGGTTGTTTTGGTTTATGTGAAAAGGGACCTATTGTAAAGTTCCTGCCTGATGAATCATTTTATGTAGAAGTAAAACCTGAAGATACTGATGAACTAGTTAATGAACATCTTGTAAAGGGTCGTAAAGTTGAAAGACTTCTTTATAAGAATGAAAAGCAAGAAGCTCTTCATAAAGAAGATGATATTCCTTTTTATCAAAAACAAAAACGTATTGTTCTTAGAAACTGTGGTGTCATTAACCCTGAAGATATAACTGAATATATTGCTCGTGATGGATATGCGGCATTAGAAAAAGTTTTGTTTGAGATGACTCCTGATCAGGTTGTTGAAGAATTAAAAACAGCTGGTTTAAGAGGTCGTGGTGGGGCAGGTTTTCCCACTTGGATGAAATGGAACTTTACCAAATCTGTTCCTGATGATGGTGGTCCTCGCTATGTAGTATGTAATGCTGATGAAGGTGATCCGGGTGCCTATATGGATAGGTCCACATTGGAAGGTGATCCCCACTCCATAATTGAAGCTATGACCATTGCTGGATTTACTACAGGGGCAAATCAAGGTTTTATTTACATTAGAGCTGAATATCCTCTGGCTATTGATCGTTTAAAGATTGCCATGGCACAGGCCAAAGAATATGGTCTTCTTGGAGAAAACATTCTAGGATCTGGTTTTAATTTTGATCTGGAGATCCGTCTCGGTGCTGGTGCGTTTGTTTGTGGTGAAGAAACAGCCCTCTTAGCGTCCATAGAAGGAGAAAGGGGTATGCCAAGACCAAGACCTCCTTTTCCTGCTGTCAAAGGTTTATGGCAACGTCCAACAGTGATAAATAACGTAGAGACCTACGCCAATATTCCTGTGATCTTAACGAAAGGTGGAGAGTGGTTTAATAAAATTGGTACCGAAAAATCAAAAGGAACCAAGGTTTTCGCTCTAACTGGTAAAATTAATAACTCCGGTCTTGTTGAAGTTCCTATGGGGACTACTCTACGTGAGATCATTTATGATGTCGGCGGTGGTATTCCTAATGGTAAAGCTTTCAAAGCTGTTCAGACAGGAGGACCCTCTGGTGGTGTTATAACTGCAGACTATCTGGATACTCCTATAGATTATGACAATCTTATCTCGCTAGGTTCTATGATGGGATCAGGTGGAATGATTGTTATGGATGAAGATGACTGTATTCTGGATGTAACTAAGTTCTACCTTGAATTTAGTGTAGAAGAATCTTGTGGTAAATGTTCTCCCTGTCGTATTGGAGGAAAGAAGCTACATGGAATTCTTAATCGGATTACAAAAGGGAAGGGTAAGATGGAAGATCTAGAGACCCTCAAAAAAATAGGAAAGGCTATGCAGAAAGCTTCCCTTTGTGGTCTTGGACAAACTACCCCTAATCCTGTCATGTCAACTATGAAGTACTTTGCCGATGAGTACCGAGCGCACATTGTGGATAAAAAATGTCCTGCAGGAGTTTGTAAGGATTTAGTTTCCTACTCTATTGATGCAGATAAGTGTATTGGTTGTACTGTTTGTGCACGCAAATGTCCCGTCAACTGTATTGCTGGAGAGAGAAAATCACCCCACGTCATTGATAAAGATAAGTGTATTAAATGTGGTGCTTGTTTTGATGCTTGTAAATTCAATGCGGTTATAGTCGGATAG
- a CDS encoding methyl-accepting chemotaxis protein, with product MSIKVKIFGILSLFILATILSFGIYSLFELKIRRINQDTDQLDFYKTELIDERAIINEFQLNNLSILKKKYDDFSKNRVPANVIVQDLKYLNNTNSSINDSLNVISKLDSLMDNRRDEFLASYNQLMDIVEDIMYMTNISLNQILKNDRIYQSPRYEEFQEKRSAFGAATSTVVFSLTTSIEQLDEQMDNIKMEVQLIRRQGIIAAFMIIIPIFLIVLLLTGRVVGSIIKSVKAMQNNIAQFINHDLSQQITAKSKDELGSLSNDLETFRLSLVETFGGIKNHSDENIHTKDSLKSSVKESHESLESVDQSVGMINSSASELDTSMKKAVNAVKSTFELVNSLSHQISNQHGMIEDTSAAITEVISSVESIANTTDSTRDRMSNLVKTSQDGTEKLVETKEAIENIQDVIETIKGMVEIIENISSQTNLLSMNAAIEAAHAGDAGKGFAVVSEEIRKLADSSGDSTHEMSSQINRIVDTIQRATESSEVTFSAFTVISKEVEQADRIFSELHSAVDELRQGGIQIQNSTINLKEFSDSVDHTSQSISGNTQEVMTEVEKVNRIAQEVTKEGSDISSNMEVIKNKMDTVTEASMNMEQGSLILNKIVNQFKTIEIQEDTSRIE from the coding sequence GTTGAACAACCTGTCTATTTTAAAAAAGAAATATGATGATTTTAGCAAAAACCGTGTTCCTGCCAATGTTATCGTTCAGGATTTAAAATATCTTAACAATACCAATAGCAGTATCAATGATTCTCTCAATGTCATCTCCAAATTAGATTCATTAATGGATAATAGAAGGGATGAGTTTCTTGCCTCTTATAATCAGTTAATGGATATTGTTGAAGATATCATGTACATGACTAATATTTCTTTAAATCAAATTCTAAAGAATGATCGTATCTATCAAAGTCCTCGATATGAGGAATTTCAAGAGAAACGTTCTGCTTTTGGAGCTGCAACATCAACGGTTGTTTTTTCTTTGACAACAAGTATAGAGCAATTAGACGAACAAATGGATAATATAAAAATGGAAGTGCAGCTGATAAGGCGTCAGGGGATTATAGCGGCTTTTATGATCATCATTCCTATCTTTTTGATTGTGTTGCTTTTAACAGGCAGGGTTGTAGGCTCCATTATTAAATCAGTTAAAGCTATGCAAAATAATATTGCTCAATTTATAAACCATGATTTATCTCAGCAAATTACAGCCAAATCAAAGGATGAACTTGGTAGTCTTAGTAATGACTTAGAAACTTTTCGCTTATCCTTAGTAGAAACATTTGGTGGCATTAAAAATCATTCTGATGAAAATATTCACACAAAAGACAGTTTGAAATCTTCTGTTAAAGAATCTCACGAATCCTTGGAAAGTGTTGATCAATCTGTAGGTATGATTAATTCAAGTGCTAGTGAACTCGATACTAGTATGAAAAAAGCTGTGAATGCAGTTAAATCAACTTTTGAATTGGTAAATAGTCTTAGCCATCAAATATCTAATCAACATGGAATGATTGAAGATACTTCTGCTGCGATTACTGAGGTGATCTCTTCTGTAGAAAGTATTGCCAATACAACCGATTCTACCAGGGATCGTATGTCTAATCTTGTTAAGACTAGCCAAGATGGAACAGAAAAATTAGTTGAGACAAAAGAAGCAATTGAAAATATTCAAGATGTTATAGAGACCATAAAGGGAATGGTTGAAATTATAGAGAATATATCTTCTCAAACTAACCTATTATCCATGAATGCTGCCATTGAAGCTGCCCATGCTGGAGATGCGGGAAAAGGATTTGCTGTTGTATCAGAGGAAATAAGAAAACTCGCTGATTCTTCAGGGGACAGCACTCATGAAATGTCTTCTCAAATTAATAGAATAGTGGATACTATACAGCGGGCTACAGAATCTAGTGAAGTAACCTTCTCTGCGTTCACTGTCATTAGTAAGGAAGTTGAACAGGCTGATCGAATTTTTTCAGAACTACACTCCGCTGTAGATGAACTTCGTCAAGGGGGTATTCAAATCCAGAATAGTACAATTAATTTAAAAGAGTTTTCTGATTCTGTTGATCATACTTCCCAAAGTATTTCTGGTAATACTCAGGAGGTGATGACTGAGGTAGAAAAAGTTAACAGAATCGCTCAGGAAGTAACAAAGGAAGGAAGTGATATTTCTTCAAATATGGAAGTAATAAAAAATAAGATGGATACTGTGACAGAAGCTTCTATGAATATGGAACAAGGAAGTTTGATTCTTAATAAAATAGTTAATCAATTCAAAACAATTGAAATTCAGGAGGATACTTCTAGGATTGAATGA
- a CDS encoding helix-turn-helix domain-containing protein, whose amino-acid sequence MKRFIFLFFIFNIMIYSVVSQDLPHIKIDKTWAYEGEIFDLTVVIPDNKLKTIQDVKLSLGSGALRIQSEKSGSGYSFDVVTNIQKVWENRIFTMYPTSNDKVSISAYITYDDGSVYTTPYIYINVLKVPSITELGAVILNMTDSVYTARIPGSAMIEVISYDYLAESYTSMIDNIKTALAVEAFWSLNRSLIYNNQEYRIFSFPLSLVFQNEGEYKILPDKLLLEFRSSEREIIYKELPVYQNSLNVRKVALDEKYPVYGDYLSIETKDYPQKLKNDTKTEFYIKLATDGLFTFESLRPYISLPKFLEEEVLRQKIVWNDDHAERVLNFKYAGRAESYIGYNVSDLIIPFQKKDGTIDTYELGFAPIDGNVNYIAFISFIGVIAFLFIGGIFFFYLYLKKITKKKKIQLPKDEMNTAQLLLFSQEYELTKREQDILNVLIDGKSTKEIAQDLYISPETAKKHIKNIMKKTNTKSRLEIFVLVSHYIKKKS is encoded by the coding sequence ATGAAAAGGTTTATCTTCTTATTTTTTATATTTAATATCATGATATATTCTGTTGTTAGTCAGGATTTGCCTCATATAAAAATTGATAAAACATGGGCATATGAAGGTGAGATTTTTGATTTAACTGTCGTGATTCCTGATAATAAATTGAAAACAATACAGGATGTTAAATTAAGTCTTGGAAGTGGGGCCTTACGTATTCAGTCAGAAAAATCCGGATCTGGATATTCTTTTGATGTGGTCACGAATATACAGAAGGTCTGGGAGAACAGAATATTCACTATGTATCCCACATCAAATGACAAGGTAAGTATAAGTGCCTATATTACCTATGATGATGGCAGTGTCTATACTACTCCTTATATTTATATCAATGTACTTAAAGTCCCATCCATAACGGAGTTGGGTGCTGTTATTCTTAATATGACTGATAGTGTATATACTGCTAGAATTCCTGGTAGTGCCATGATTGAGGTCATATCCTATGATTATCTAGCTGAAAGCTATACTTCAATGATTGATAATATAAAAACGGCCTTGGCGGTGGAAGCCTTTTGGTCTTTAAATAGGTCCCTTATTTATAATAACCAAGAATACAGGATTTTTTCATTCCCACTTTCCCTAGTATTCCAAAACGAGGGTGAATATAAAATACTTCCAGATAAATTACTTCTCGAATTCAGATCTTCAGAGAGAGAGATCATATATAAAGAATTACCTGTATATCAAAACTCTTTAAATGTTAGAAAAGTAGCATTGGATGAGAAATATCCTGTTTATGGAGATTATCTATCAATTGAAACAAAGGATTATCCCCAAAAATTAAAGAATGATACTAAGACTGAATTTTATATAAAGTTGGCAACAGATGGTTTGTTTACCTTCGAAAGTCTTAGACCTTATATTTCCTTACCTAAATTTTTAGAGGAAGAAGTCTTACGTCAAAAAATAGTATGGAATGATGATCATGCTGAAAGGGTTCTAAATTTTAAATATGCGGGACGGGCTGAGTCCTACATAGGATATAATGTTAGTGATCTGATTATTCCTTTTCAGAAAAAAGATGGAACTATTGATACTTATGAACTTGGCTTCGCTCCTATTGATGGCAATGTGAATTATATAGCCTTTATCTCTTTCATAGGTGTAATTGCTTTTCTTTTCATTGGAGGAATATTTTTCTTCTATCTGTATCTTAAGAAGATTACAAAGAAGAAAAAGATCCAACTTCCAAAAGATGAAATGAATACAGCTCAACTACTCCTATTTAGTCAAGAATATGAACTCACCAAACGTGAGCAGGATATTCTGAATGTTTTAATTGATGGTAAGTCTACTAAGGAAATTGCACAGGATTTGTATATTTCTCCAGAGACAGCAAAAAAACATATTAAGAACATAATGAAGAAGACTAATACTAAATCACGCTTAGAAATATTTGTACTTGTATCCCATTATATTAAGAAAAAAAGCTAA
- a CDS encoding DRTGG domain-containing protein → MKVTSVMTPLKANIAVDVDGYEDIEFEDIIACDLMSDVLVVDKEDFLLVTSLTSDQVARTSDIVGAVAIMLVNGKTPQPKLKELAKESGIPILTTPLGCFEACYALGQLQKGER, encoded by the coding sequence ATGAAAGTCACCTCAGTAATGACTCCACTAAAGGCTAATATAGCAGTTGATGTTGATGGATATGAAGATATAGAATTCGAAGATATAATTGCCTGTGATTTAATGAGTGATGTGCTAGTCGTGGACAAAGAAGACTTTCTTCTTGTTACGAGCCTTACTAGTGATCAGGTAGCCAGGACATCAGACATAGTGGGCGCTGTAGCCATTATGTTAGTAAATGGAAAAACCCCTCAACCAAAGCTTAAGGAACTGGCAAAAGAATCCGGGATCCCTATACTAACCACACCATTGGGTTGCTTTGAAGCTTGTTATGCACTTGGACAACTTCAAAAAGGAGAACGATAA
- a CDS encoding flavodoxin family protein, producing MSQKWDTCSYELKEAKPSRNFLLSGFKAMQKKRSSIETIPTDLINDADFLIIASPIWAGNGNPIINSFVDQADLDKKPVYLCTVQADPQCKTAPKVFGYLSKVIGSKGGMVKGSKAFHGASPGKTASRSDLEKQLAQWNIIQS from the coding sequence ATGAGCCAAAAATGGGATACTTGTAGCTATGAATTAAAAGAGGCTAAACCAAGTAGGAATTTTTTATTATCAGGTTTCAAGGCCATGCAAAAGAAAAGGTCTTCTATTGAAACCATACCGACAGACCTTATAAATGATGCAGATTTTCTAATTATCGCTTCTCCTATTTGGGCTGGAAATGGTAATCCCATAATAAATAGTTTTGTAGATCAAGCAGATTTGGATAAGAAACCAGTGTATTTATGTACGGTACAGGCTGATCCTCAGTGTAAAACAGCACCTAAGGTTTTTGGATACTTAAGTAAAGTCATTGGCTCAAAAGGGGGAATGGTAAAAGGGTCAAAAGCCTTTCATGGAGCCAGTCCAGGGAAAACCGCTTCACGATCTGATCTAGAAAAGCAATTAGCTCAATGGAATATCATTCAATCCTAG
- a CDS encoding LipL32 family surface lipoprotein, with translation MRNKIVISILTITTFLAVGCSTSGLTSSITKGVGPLTVHAPYANMTNFYGYVASDVKADGEYKGKDSYYLYFWVPAVIDEVGVAMYSPADQVPSEGDYKSAIFDSAYEKDSEAFFDTFIALEKMDIFDPEKIKDGGSVVSELATNDDSGEMPKNPAGQSYNSLLRHKSDAGSPLKALTRGVYRIAFTSFRGDIEGSFTAQVGTNIPGVVIASSLEELHKAVNGTESE, from the coding sequence ATGAGAAATAAAATTGTAATTAGTATATTAACGATCACAACTTTTTTGGCAGTTGGTTGTTCAACAAGTGGATTAACTAGTTCTATTACGAAAGGAGTTGGTCCCTTAACTGTACATGCTCCCTATGCTAATATGACCAACTTTTATGGGTATGTTGCTTCTGATGTGAAAGCGGATGGAGAATATAAAGGTAAGGACTCTTACTATCTTTATTTTTGGGTACCTGCCGTAATAGATGAGGTTGGTGTTGCTATGTATTCCCCTGCTGATCAAGTTCCTAGTGAAGGAGATTATAAATCAGCTATATTTGATAGTGCGTATGAAAAAGATTCTGAAGCCTTCTTTGATACTTTTATTGCTTTAGAAAAAATGGATATTTTTGATCCAGAAAAAATTAAAGATGGAGGATCTGTTGTCTCCGAACTAGCTACAAACGATGACTCTGGTGAAATGCCAAAGAATCCTGCTGGTCAAAGTTACAATTCTTTACTTCGACATAAGTCAGATGCTGGTAGTCCGTTAAAGGCATTAACTAGAGGAGTATATCGCATAGCGTTTACTTCTTTCAGAGGTGATATAGAAGGTTCGTTTACTGCTCAAGTAGGAACTAATATTCCTGGAGTTGTTATCGCTTCCTCTTTGGAAGAATTACACAAAGCTGTTAATGGAACAGAATCTGAATAG
- a CDS encoding (2Fe-2S) ferredoxin domain-containing protein: MAKMSLADLKALRDQKRSEMARRTSEGKIVDIIIGMGTCGIAAGAKDVLNTFVEEINSKQLEGIVIKQTGCMGLCHSEPTVEVHMAGMPDTIYGNVNSEVARKIIGDHIQGKKLVSGHVFDKPATDIK, translated from the coding sequence ATGGCAAAGATGAGCTTAGCTGATTTAAAAGCCCTTCGTGATCAGAAACGATCCGAGATGGCTAGAAGAACAAGTGAAGGAAAAATTGTCGATATCATTATTGGAATGGGAACATGTGGAATTGCAGCTGGTGCAAAAGATGTTCTTAATACATTTGTTGAAGAGATCAATAGTAAACAATTAGAAGGTATCGTAATAAAACAGACAGGTTGTATGGGGCTATGTCACTCTGAACCTACTGTTGAAGTTCATATGGCAGGAATGCCTGATACAATTTATGGCAATGTTAATTCTGAAGTAGCGCGAAAAATTATAGGTGATCATATTCAAGGTAAAAAACTCGTTTCCGGTCATGTCTTTGACAAACCTGCTACGGACATTAAGTAA